In Pelagibius sp. CAU 1746, the following proteins share a genomic window:
- a CDS encoding MATE family efflux transporter, producing the protein MTVSPATEPARPGGQAPGNQTGDWNRRVWRLAGPIILANLTTPLLGAVDTAVVGHLPDPSFIGGVAVGSVIFSFIFWGFGFLRMGTTGFTAQAHGAGDTAELRACLLRPLGLALGFGLLVILLQSPVRSIALWAMDASAEVEGHTAVYFDVRVWSAPAALVNYVVLGWLLGVQRAQAALVLQLLLNGTNILLDLVFVIGLDWGVAGVAWATFLAESVAALAGLAFILGALKLRPVRTDWIRLRDPARLAALLRVNFDIFLRTLCLVLAFAVFTSDGAGFGDVILAGNAILLQFQSIVAYGLDGFAHAAEILAGSALGARNRATFRRAVVVCTLWGLAGALVATLVLLAVGPLLIALFTSLPEVRASAETYLWWVIASPLISVWSFLLDGIFIGATRTAAMRNAMLASLAVFLLADWLLLGPLGNHGLWLSFMIFMAARAVTLAVCYPALEATLAPQGDAGAGAGGRRSG; encoded by the coding sequence ATGACCGTCAGCCCGGCGACAGAACCGGCCCGCCCCGGCGGCCAAGCCCCCGGCAACCAAACCGGGGACTGGAACCGCCGCGTCTGGCGCCTGGCGGGGCCGATCATTCTGGCAAATCTGACCACGCCGCTGCTGGGCGCGGTGGACACCGCGGTGGTCGGCCACCTGCCCGACCCCAGCTTCATCGGCGGGGTCGCCGTGGGCAGCGTCATCTTCAGCTTCATCTTCTGGGGTTTCGGCTTCCTGCGCATGGGGACCACCGGCTTCACCGCCCAGGCCCACGGCGCCGGCGACACCGCCGAACTGCGCGCCTGCCTGCTGCGCCCCCTCGGCCTGGCGCTGGGCTTCGGCCTGCTGGTCATCCTGCTGCAGAGCCCTGTGCGCTCCATCGCCCTCTGGGCCATGGACGCCAGCGCCGAAGTCGAAGGCCATACCGCGGTCTACTTCGACGTCCGGGTATGGAGCGCCCCCGCGGCTCTGGTGAACTACGTCGTGCTGGGGTGGCTGCTGGGCGTGCAGCGGGCGCAGGCGGCGCTGGTCCTGCAACTGCTGCTGAACGGCACCAACATCCTGCTCGACCTGGTCTTCGTCATCGGCCTCGATTGGGGCGTGGCCGGTGTCGCCTGGGCCACCTTCCTCGCCGAATCCGTAGCGGCGCTGGCCGGGCTCGCCTTCATCCTGGGCGCCCTGAAGCTGCGCCCCGTCCGCACCGACTGGATACGGCTGCGCGATCCGGCCCGCCTGGCCGCATTGCTGCGGGTCAACTTCGACATTTTCCTGCGCACCCTCTGCCTGGTCCTCGCCTTCGCCGTCTTCACCTCGGACGGCGCCGGTTTCGGCGACGTCATCCTGGCCGGCAACGCCATCCTGCTGCAGTTCCAGTCGATAGTCGCCTACGGCCTGGACGGTTTCGCCCATGCCGCGGAGATCCTGGCCGGCAGCGCCCTGGGCGCGCGCAACCGCGCGACCTTCCGCCGCGCGGTGGTGGTCTGCACCCTTTGGGGCCTGGCCGGCGCCCTCGTCGCCACCCTGGTGCTGCTGGCCGTCGGGCCGCTGCTCATTGCCCTCTTCACCTCCCTGCCCGAGGTGCGCGCGAGCGCCGAAACCTATCTCTGGTGGGTGATCGCCTCGCCGCTGATCTCGGTGTGGAGCTTCCTGCTGGACGGCATCTTCATCGGCGCCACGCGGACGGCCGCCATGCGCAATGCCATGCTGGCCTCGCTCGCGGTTTTCCTGCTGGCCGACTGGCTGCTGCTGGGCCCGCTGGGCAATCACGGCCTGTGGCTCAGTTTCATGATTTTCATGGCGGCGCGCGCCGTCACGCTGGCCGTCTGCTACCCGGCGCTGGAGGCCACGCTGGCGCCGCAGGGCGACGCCGGTGCAGGCGCGGGGGGACGGCGTTCGGGCTAG
- a CDS encoding ATP-binding protein, which produces MAVRVEGPASPAAPRSFAPGLPFRSLISKLMLLLAIFCAVPVILYIQFREADAEKRFLLMESVREQGRMVAESLRPLLEQQEISSLPLLNDEVARFATKQTGVKVLFRPAGEYGAESFYFVASQPTIAPTELAEERDRLVERGVFDNLAQSCWGELSMALRHRRPSGAEELLTSITPINTGAGCWAVITTHSTAEFLGTSIDQPYWKTIEVRIAAAIYFAMAIFTIGLFVSIWRGLMRFRRLARSIRTGASHVSFAQQNRVPELAPVAEEFDRMTMALQDSAESIRLAAEDNAHAFKTPIAIMRQSLEPLRRFVSPDEVRGQRALDVLEVSIDRLDHLVAYARRLEETTAELLDPPRQKISLTRMVERMLAAYADTFAGRRLILDARLQPDIFVLAGEDLLETVLENVIDNAIEISPAGSKIIVELRAVQGRAELAVLDRGPGVPSGELTRIFERYVSLRSKPLPADCEGDGGEGSPHMGIGLWIVRRNLQAIGGSVRAENRSDGGLAMVMRFPLAA; this is translated from the coding sequence ATGGCTGTGCGGGTCGAAGGTCCGGCGTCGCCGGCTGCGCCGCGCAGTTTCGCCCCCGGCCTGCCGTTTCGCTCGCTGATCAGCAAGCTGATGCTGCTGCTGGCGATTTTCTGCGCGGTCCCGGTGATTCTCTATATCCAGTTCCGCGAGGCCGATGCGGAAAAGCGCTTCCTGCTGATGGAAAGCGTGCGTGAGCAGGGCCGCATGGTGGCGGAAAGCCTGCGCCCGCTGCTTGAGCAGCAGGAAATCTCGTCCCTGCCGCTGCTGAACGACGAGGTGGCGCGCTTCGCCACCAAGCAGACCGGGGTGAAGGTGCTGTTCCGGCCGGCCGGCGAATACGGCGCCGAAAGCTTCTATTTCGTCGCCTCGCAACCCACCATCGCCCCCACCGAGCTGGCCGAGGAGCGCGACCGCCTGGTCGAGCGCGGGGTCTTCGACAACCTGGCGCAGAGCTGTTGGGGCGAGCTCTCCATGGCCCTGCGCCACCGCCGCCCTTCGGGCGCGGAGGAACTGCTGACCTCCATCACCCCGATCAATACCGGCGCCGGCTGCTGGGCGGTGATCACCACCCACTCGACGGCGGAATTCCTGGGCACCTCCATCGACCAGCCTTACTGGAAGACCATCGAGGTGCGCATCGCCGCGGCCATCTACTTCGCCATGGCGATCTTCACCATCGGCCTCTTCGTATCGATCTGGCGCGGCCTCATGCGCTTTCGCCGCCTGGCCCGCAGTATCCGTACCGGCGCCAGCCATGTCAGCTTCGCCCAGCAGAACCGGGTGCCCGAACTGGCCCCGGTGGCCGAGGAGTTCGACCGCATGACCATGGCGCTGCAGGATTCCGCGGAAAGCATCCGTCTGGCCGCCGAGGACAATGCCCACGCCTTCAAGACGCCGATCGCCATCATGCGCCAGTCGCTGGAGCCGTTGCGGCGCTTCGTCTCCCCCGACGAGGTGCGCGGCCAGCGCGCGCTCGACGTGCTGGAAGTCTCCATCGACCGCCTCGATCACCTGGTGGCCTACGCCCGCCGCCTCGAGGAAACCACGGCCGAACTGCTGGACCCGCCGCGCCAGAAGATCTCCCTGACGCGGATGGTCGAGCGTATGCTCGCCGCCTATGCCGACACCTTCGCCGGCAGGCGCCTGATCCTCGACGCCCGCCTGCAGCCCGACATCTTCGTGCTGGCCGGCGAGGATCTGTTGGAAACGGTGTTGGAGAACGTCATCGACAACGCCATCGAGATCTCGCCGGCGGGTTCCAAGATCATCGTGGAGTTGCGCGCGGTGCAGGGACGGGCGGAGCTGGCGGTGCTGGATCGCGGCCCCGGCGTACCCTCCGGCGAACTGACGCGCATCTTCGAACGTTACGTTTCCCTGCGTTCCAAGCCGCTTCCCGCCGATTGCGAGGGTGACGGCGGCGAGGGCAGCCCGCACATGGGCATCGGCCTGTGGATCGTGCGCCGCAACCTGCAGGCGATCGGCGGCAGCGTCCGCGCGGAGAACCGCTCGGACGGCGGGCTCGCAATGGTCATGCGCTTTCCTCTTGCCGCCTAA
- a CDS encoding response regulator transcription factor, with product MMAVQPVVTETTFNRVFIVDDDDLFRESLGLNLAEEGYEVVDFANGESALEFMMSGEEAEAVLLDWRMPGLDGLAVLRRMRECRIQTPVIFLTVLSDEIYEEAALKWGAVDFIDKSRRLPIILQRLKLITEGVKPSAEGGGQTPAVIRNGPLELKTDISRAFWDGKQVDLTLTEFAIVLFLVSQQGGDVSYRQIYDIVRGKDFVAGYGPDGYRANVRSFIKRIRKKFRDVDENFDGIENYPGFGYRWRDQNGKGGA from the coding sequence ATGATGGCTGTACAGCCGGTCGTGACAGAGACCACTTTCAATCGTGTTTTCATCGTTGATGACGACGACCTGTTCCGTGAGTCCCTGGGGCTCAATCTCGCCGAGGAAGGTTACGAGGTCGTCGATTTCGCCAACGGGGAAAGCGCCCTGGAATTCATGATGTCCGGCGAAGAGGCCGAGGCGGTGCTGCTGGATTGGCGCATGCCGGGCCTGGACGGCCTGGCGGTGTTGCGCCGGATGCGCGAATGCCGCATTCAGACGCCGGTGATCTTCCTGACCGTGCTCAGCGACGAGATTTACGAGGAGGCCGCCCTCAAGTGGGGCGCCGTGGACTTCATCGACAAGTCGCGGCGCCTGCCGATCATCCTGCAGCGCCTGAAGCTCATCACCGAAGGCGTGAAGCCCTCCGCCGAGGGCGGCGGCCAGACCCCGGCGGTGATCCGCAACGGCCCGCTGGAGCTGAAGACCGACATCAGCCGCGCCTTCTGGGACGGCAAGCAGGTGGACCTCACCCTCACCGAGTTCGCCATCGTGCTGTTCCTGGTCTCCCAACAGGGCGGGGACGTCTCCTATCGCCAGATCTACGACATCGTGCGCGGCAAGGACTTCGTCGCCGGCTACGGGCCGGACGGCTACCGCGCCAACGTGCGCTCCTTCATCAAGCGCATCCGTAAGAAGTTCCGCGACGTCGACGAGAATTTCGACGGCATTGAGAATTATCCGGGCTTCGGCTACCGCTGGCGCGACCAGAACGGTAAGGGCGGAGCCTGA